In Ruminiclostridium papyrosolvens DSM 2782, the following proteins share a genomic window:
- a CDS encoding immunoglobulin-like domain-containing protein, producing the protein MKKVKKIISIIVVMAMFISIVQINSVQKVQAYTQNQNALLNTTPTSASNWNLSGMYFKDNYFQGFGSATQSVYLTENDKTRANLGQLIVSGSHQMYSYLWAWGTNERWGKLGIAFYNSSNGLLSLKETEEDSKSSGWMTFTIPDTTIPAGTARIDYIVSIRGKGAHSETRNFNMVIKDSTAPFFSVLAPVSGQGTYKAGDKVYFDIKFSEPVNVTNGGYLEMNPTGTALYSSQPAPDTLRYIYTIPSSGMPLSDSNVVSPKKIVNTSVSDDSGNSLSLNGKTDGVSVNGFFMDNRPPETAIGSMTVEGASQNSVLNEGKVLKFNVQFHENVYSDGTSYIQLSNGKKAMANVINSGNTSTKTVVFSYTVARGDDIGNVAVTGVDFNGIKDYVGQSATLYTGYSQSMFNSKLDGYNMKIDTNPPAVTFSGVPDSWQNASLNVKVTATDNIVPEVAGSGVKELYSKWTATSSGQPAFGSVPDIGSDGKVLVPCTSGIYSLWIKAVDNSGNQSVTKSGFTYKIDTDNPGITVTPSYAGGTGFIAGMKAAITDITSGIFSKKFSWKDSSNLEVLSGDVQDNGVIPYPDIDGVFSMLVTAFDYAQNKTESQTPNLSIDATSPTVEFAPNGSEGYIRSINVNPTVADAKSGVDKWYYQWLGSSIAPDSNSADWNVGTAVIKAPEGLTGNYYLHVKAVDKCGNTSITTSSPYLFDNTPPTIVIVPNGNADNIGRAVYEIGINYSDNISIKSEITTVYAFSSLETAETLNFKPYPEEGLTLSNFKQTTYLYVKATDKLGNVSVLKSAPFVADTAAPTGIITRTSSGEINVATASFAFDASDNHSTRGKIEMQIAVDGTEEEWEPFIDSKAVTIPATNGTHTISVKYRDESGNISEAYSAEVIYDDVAPEIKILYSPETDTNSNVVATATTDNPKDEIMGADTYTFTQNGEEVTFYAKDNAGNTSQKTAKVTWIDKVLPVIDISTAELDNKPHKSVEVTVNATDNKQLTKLEYRFVKSGDSSGEWKEISSGDNVILSATDGLFNIETRATDHVGNVAAKTYGPFMLDNTSPEAVITYTPSKRTANNVEAKISFNEKTFVTNNSASETYLFSENGEFTFEYTDEAGNTASKAAVVDWIDRSKPQSRLEITDESGQNKINPEQWVNYNLKVTIVPPAQCVVENLTYNGKKVEDSDEIERLDAISDVYLVKDYGLLSYTVRDTDTQMASENENTIRIDKQLPQVSQVIRTTENWTNKDVVVTLKATDDLSSITYLDSDTYTFTKNGTHTFRFKDSAGNMDEYTVEVSNIDKDVPIAEVNYYLPDGSKWDGEWTNQSVKAVVTLESLSPAHTNGEDSYTFNGNGLYNFTFYDEAGNTGSITAAVDKIDKIAPTGFLTYNSQTWTNKDVVVTLHASDNMSGTEDMTYTYTENGSYTFVLYDKAGNSTLFSSGVSRIDKTPPVVSLTYTPPVKTPFNVFVRAEADEAVTWFNNINSYKFISNGSYEFVATDRAGNITRQTAKVDYINNSLPEVELEYSAKEMTNENVYVTIKTKDPQENIYMLNNKGSSVHQFTQNGEFTFQYTNSAGTKGEVTAQVSNIDKTIPEIAVSYSTTEVTNQPVTVTFIANKQVVWPNGMNVNKDGSASLVFDENRSISVKIPDLLGNIATVEVYVLNIDSQAPVITSDNMYVALEKGKVFDPMLGVSATDNKDKTVKIKVEGKVNTNTPGDYELVYSSTDSAGNEAQYIRYVTVYDPTKFNVAVNGKMPLAGAVTLGSKKMEITAINSAEIVNVQILPGKKLMGDFKSINEFVGLTYNFSERGWYSVYITDVECNNILVYVFAE; encoded by the coding sequence ATGAAAAAGGTTAAAAAAATTATTTCAATAATCGTTGTTATGGCAATGTTTATTTCCATTGTGCAAATTAATTCTGTACAGAAAGTACAGGCATATACGCAAAATCAAAATGCACTATTGAATACCACCCCCACAAGCGCCAGCAATTGGAACCTGTCGGGAATGTATTTTAAAGATAACTACTTTCAGGGTTTTGGATCAGCAACGCAAAGTGTATATTTGACTGAAAATGATAAAACAAGAGCTAACCTTGGTCAATTGATAGTAAGCGGAAGCCATCAGATGTATTCATATCTTTGGGCATGGGGAACAAATGAGCGTTGGGGAAAGCTGGGAATAGCATTTTACAATTCCTCTAACGGCCTTTTGTCATTGAAAGAAACAGAGGAAGACAGCAAAAGCTCCGGTTGGATGACTTTTACAATTCCTGATACAACTATACCTGCCGGAACTGCAAGAATTGACTACATAGTTTCCATAAGAGGAAAGGGTGCACATTCTGAAACAAGAAATTTCAATATGGTTATTAAAGACAGTACCGCTCCTTTTTTCTCGGTATTAGCACCTGTTTCGGGTCAGGGTACCTATAAAGCAGGTGATAAGGTTTACTTTGACATAAAGTTTTCAGAGCCTGTTAATGTAACAAATGGAGGTTATCTGGAAATGAATCCTACGGGAACTGCTTTATATAGCAGTCAGCCTGCTCCTGATACTTTGCGGTATATATATACTATTCCTTCGAGTGGAATGCCCCTCAGTGATTCAAACGTAGTGAGTCCAAAAAAAATAGTAAATACATCTGTTTCAGATGACAGCGGAAATTCCCTTTCGCTAAATGGTAAAACTGATGGTGTTTCAGTAAACGGCTTCTTTATGGATAATCGCCCTCCTGAAACAGCAATAGGGTCAATGACCGTGGAGGGTGCCAGTCAAAACTCTGTACTCAATGAAGGTAAGGTTTTGAAATTTAATGTGCAATTCCATGAGAATGTGTATTCGGACGGTACTTCATATATACAGCTTTCAAACGGTAAAAAAGCAATGGCAAATGTTATAAACAGCGGCAATACAAGTACCAAAACAGTAGTTTTTTCATATACCGTGGCAAGGGGCGATGATATCGGTAATGTGGCTGTTACAGGTGTAGACTTTAACGGTATCAAAGATTATGTGGGACAAAGTGCAACTCTATATACCGGCTACAGTCAAAGCATGTTTAACAGTAAATTAGACGGATACAATATGAAAATTGATACTAATCCTCCGGCTGTCACTTTTTCAGGTGTACCGGACAGTTGGCAGAATGCTTCTTTAAATGTAAAAGTAACTGCAACCGATAATATAGTACCTGAAGTAGCAGGAAGCGGAGTAAAAGAACTTTACTCTAAATGGACTGCAACCTCCAGCGGTCAGCCTGCTTTTGGGAGCGTACCGGACATTGGAAGTGACGGTAAGGTTTTAGTTCCGTGTACAAGCGGCATCTATAGTCTTTGGATAAAGGCCGTTGATAATTCGGGAAATCAAAGTGTCACAAAATCAGGTTTTACATATAAAATAGATACAGATAATCCCGGTATAACGGTTACACCATCCTATGCCGGCGGAACAGGGTTCATTGCAGGAATGAAAGCGGCAATTACCGATATAACCTCAGGTATTTTTTCAAAAAAATTCAGTTGGAAGGATTCTTCAAATCTGGAAGTGTTGAGTGGGGATGTGCAGGATAACGGCGTTATACCATATCCTGATATTGACGGTGTTTTTTCAATGCTTGTTACAGCATTTGACTATGCACAGAACAAAACTGAATCACAGACTCCAAATCTAAGTATTGATGCAACCTCTCCAACCGTAGAATTTGCACCAAACGGAAGTGAAGGATATATCCGCTCTATAAACGTAAATCCAACTGTTGCCGATGCCAAGTCAGGTGTTGACAAGTGGTATTATCAATGGCTCGGTTCGTCAATCGCTCCCGATAGCAACAGTGCAGACTGGAATGTGGGAACTGCTGTAATTAAAGCTCCTGAGGGTCTTACCGGCAATTACTATCTGCACGTTAAAGCAGTTGACAAATGCGGAAATACAAGTATTACAACCTCCAGTCCATATCTTTTTGACAATACGCCGCCTACTATTGTAATTGTACCAAACGGAAACGCTGATAATATAGGAAGGGCAGTTTATGAAATAGGTATAAACTATAGTGACAATATATCCATAAAGTCTGAAATAACTACAGTTTATGCATTTTCATCTCTGGAAACAGCGGAGACCCTTAACTTCAAACCGTATCCAGAGGAAGGGCTTACGCTTTCAAATTTTAAGCAGACTACTTATCTTTATGTAAAAGCAACAGATAAACTGGGAAATGTATCTGTATTAAAATCAGCTCCATTCGTAGCGGATACTGCAGCTCCAACAGGAATAATTACCAGGACAAGCAGTGGGGAGATAAATGTAGCCACAGCTTCATTTGCATTTGATGCGTCGGATAATCACAGTACACGGGGCAAAATTGAAATGCAAATAGCCGTTGACGGTACAGAGGAAGAATGGGAGCCATTCATCGATTCCAAAGCTGTAACCATACCTGCCACCAACGGCACTCATACAATATCGGTGAAATATCGTGATGAGAGCGGAAATATAAGTGAGGCTTACAGTGCTGAGGTTATATATGATGATGTAGCCCCTGAAATTAAAATTTTATACAGTCCTGAAACAGATACCAACTCTAATGTAGTTGCAACCGCAACCACCGACAATCCCAAAGACGAAATTATGGGAGCAGATACTTATACCTTTACTCAGAATGGAGAGGAAGTAACCTTTTATGCAAAAGACAATGCCGGAAATACTTCTCAAAAAACTGCGAAGGTAACGTGGATTGATAAGGTCTTACCTGTGATTGATATATCAACTGCCGAGTTGGACAACAAACCCCATAAATCTGTTGAGGTTACTGTAAATGCAACAGATAACAAACAGCTCACTAAGTTGGAATACAGGTTTGTAAAAAGCGGAGACAGCAGCGGAGAATGGAAAGAAATTTCTTCAGGTGATAATGTAATTCTTAGTGCTACAGACGGGTTATTTAATATTGAAACAAGAGCAACAGACCACGTAGGTAATGTTGCTGCCAAAACATACGGACCGTTTATGCTGGACAACACGTCACCGGAAGCAGTCATTACCTATACTCCTTCAAAAAGAACGGCAAACAATGTTGAGGCCAAAATAAGTTTTAATGAGAAGACATTTGTAACAAATAATAGTGCTTCAGAAACATACCTTTTTTCTGAAAATGGCGAGTTCACTTTTGAATATACAGATGAAGCAGGAAATACGGCAAGTAAGGCTGCCGTGGTTGATTGGATTGACCGCTCCAAACCTCAGTCCAGATTGGAAATTACTGATGAAAGCGGACAAAATAAGATAAATCCCGAACAATGGGTAAATTACAATCTTAAAGTAACCATTGTACCACCTGCACAATGTGTGGTTGAGAACCTTACCTATAACGGAAAAAAGGTGGAAGACAGTGATGAAATAGAGCGCTTGGATGCTATTTCCGATGTATATTTGGTTAAAGACTATGGGTTGCTTTCCTACACGGTCAGGGATACTGATACACAGATGGCAAGCGAAAATGAAAATACTATACGTATAGACAAGCAGTTACCTCAGGTTTCACAGGTTATAAGAACTACTGAAAACTGGACAAATAAGGACGTAGTTGTAACATTAAAAGCAACCGACGATTTAAGCAGTATAACCTATTTGGACAGTGATACATACACCTTTACGAAAAACGGAACTCATACTTTCCGTTTTAAGGACAGCGCAGGAAATATGGATGAATATACAGTGGAAGTTTCAAACATTGACAAGGATGTGCCAATAGCTGAGGTCAATTATTATCTGCCAGATGGCAGCAAATGGGATGGCGAATGGACAAATCAAAGCGTTAAAGCAGTAGTTACATTGGAAAGTCTGTCTCCTGCACATACAAACGGGGAGGACAGCTATACCTTTAACGGAAATGGTTTATATAATTTCACCTTCTATGATGAGGCAGGAAATACAGGAAGCATTACAGCTGCCGTTGACAAAATTGATAAAATTGCACCTACAGGGTTTTTGACATATAACAGTCAGACCTGGACAAATAAAGATGTAGTTGTCACTTTGCACGCATCAGATAATATGAGCGGTACGGAAGATATGACTTATACCTACACAGAGAATGGAAGCTATACTTTTGTGCTTTATGATAAGGCCGGAAATTCAACCCTGTTCTCATCCGGCGTTAGCAGAATTGATAAGACACCCCCTGTAGTTTCACTTACATATACACCGCCTGTAAAAACTCCGTTTAACGTATTTGTAAGGGCTGAAGCTGACGAAGCCGTGACTTGGTTCAATAATATTAATTCCTATAAGTTTATTTCAAACGGGAGTTACGAATTTGTTGCGACTGACAGAGCCGGTAATATAACAAGGCAAACAGCAAAGGTTGATTATATTAATAACTCTCTGCCTGAGGTTGAACTTGAGTATTCTGCGAAAGAGATGACCAATGAAAATGTATATGTAACAATTAAGACCAAGGATCCTCAAGAGAATATATACATGCTGAACAACAAAGGCTCATCGGTGCACCAGTTTACTCAAAACGGAGAGTTTACATTCCAGTATACAAATTCAGCGGGTACAAAGGGTGAGGTTACTGCTCAGGTTTCAAATATTGATAAGACTATTCCTGAAATAGCAGTAAGTTATTCAACAACTGAAGTTACAAACCAACCTGTTACAGTTACCTTTATAGCAAACAAACAGGTAGTTTGGCCAAATGGTATGAATGTAAATAAAGATGGCAGTGCGTCTCTGGTTTTTGATGAAAATAGGAGCATATCGGTAAAAATACCAGATTTGCTGGGCAATATTGCTACAGTAGAGGTTTATGTTCTGAATATAGATTCTCAGGCACCTGTGATAACATCTGACAACATGTATGTTGCTCTGGAAAAGGGTAAGGTCTTTGACCCAATGCTGGGAGTAAGTGCAACTGATAATAAAGATAAAACCGTAAAGATTAAAGTTGAAGGAAAAGTAAATACAAATACTCCGGGTGATTATGAATTAGTGTATTCTTCAACGGATTCAGCCGGCAATGAAGCACAGTATATACGTTATGTTACAGTATATGATCCCACAAAATTCAATGTTGCCGTTAACGGTAAAATGCCTTTGGCAGGGGCTGTAACTCTTGGAAGTAAAAAAATGGAGATTACGGCAATTAACAGTGCTGAAATAGTGAATGTGCAGATTCTGCCCGGTAAAAAGCTTATGGGTGACTTTAAGTCGATAAATGAATTTGTTGGCTTGACTTACAATTTCTCAGAAAGAGGCTGGTATTCGGTGTACATAACAGATGTTGAATGTAACAACATCCTTGTATATGTATTTGCAGAATAA
- a CDS encoding S8 family serine peptidase, with product MKKKLAVIMIVFIIFSLTSNNVSAKHWAELYLKEMSSADILEKVQNPDIYTTRGHTAKSLARLYSQTENTVIDNSIEWVQRNGVMKGTKNSIEEHKNITRQEMATVILQFVNRFYGTQKYKKAVFEDFSQISGWAVEGVSFCTQNNIMTGKKNKIFAPRDYMSYGEAAAVIYRLREYLIMLKPLRVGIIDSGIADAGISYKKGYNFISGTTTTNDHSGHGTAIASIISRYARKAQIIPLKVTDENFVTTGDIVAKAIIAAVDDYKCDIINLSNGLSDSVVLKKAVEYADGKGVIMISAVGNLGDTYKKDKHYYPAAYKNVIGVGAVDKNRIVSTFSQRNDSVYVVTDGEDIQVKDLSGNNKTVRGTSYSAALISAYAAKKGYRNSNMFKEYLKNMAIDLGNPGFDMDYGNGYINISEEERQ from the coding sequence ATGAAAAAAAAGCTTGCAGTAATCATGATTGTATTTATTATATTTTCATTGACTTCTAATAATGTATCAGCAAAGCATTGGGCGGAATTGTATTTGAAGGAGATGTCTTCAGCAGATATCCTCGAAAAGGTTCAAAACCCTGATATATACACAACAAGAGGCCATACTGCAAAAAGTCTTGCCCGACTGTATTCACAGACAGAGAATACTGTTATTGATAACAGCATTGAATGGGTACAGCGAAACGGTGTTATGAAAGGCACAAAAAATAGCATAGAGGAACACAAAAATATCACCAGACAGGAAATGGCAACGGTGATTTTACAATTTGTAAACCGTTTTTATGGGACACAAAAGTACAAAAAAGCTGTATTTGAAGACTTTTCGCAGATATCAGGCTGGGCAGTGGAGGGCGTGAGCTTTTGTACTCAGAACAATATTATGACGGGTAAAAAAAATAAAATATTTGCACCAAGGGATTATATGTCATACGGAGAAGCAGCTGCAGTTATTTATAGATTGCGTGAGTACCTTATAATGCTTAAGCCTTTACGCGTGGGGATAATAGATTCAGGAATTGCCGATGCAGGTATAAGCTACAAAAAGGGCTATAATTTTATTTCTGGGACAACGACTACAAATGACCACTCCGGACATGGAACTGCTATTGCTTCGATAATATCACGATATGCACGAAAGGCACAAATAATACCTTTAAAGGTTACAGATGAAAATTTTGTAACAACGGGTGATATTGTGGCGAAGGCAATAATTGCAGCGGTTGATGACTATAAATGTGACATAATAAATCTTTCAAACGGACTTTCTGATTCAGTAGTACTAAAAAAAGCAGTGGAATATGCAGATGGAAAAGGAGTGATAATGATTTCCGCTGTAGGAAACCTGGGAGATACATATAAAAAGGACAAGCATTATTATCCGGCAGCATATAAAAACGTAATAGGTGTCGGAGCAGTAGATAAAAACAGAATTGTATCAACTTTTTCTCAAAGGAATGACAGCGTATATGTAGTGACAGACGGAGAGGATATTCAGGTAAAGGATTTAAGCGGAAACAATAAAACTGTTCGCGGTACTTCCTATTCAGCGGCGTTAATTTCTGCATACGCTGCAAAAAAGGGCTACAGAAATTCGAACATGTTTAAGGAGTACTTGAAAAACATGGCTATAGACCTGGGAAATCCGGGGTTTGATATGGATTATGGAAATGGATATATAAATATTTCAGAGGAGGAACGACAATGA
- a CDS encoding sensor histidine kinase encodes MNTILPDILRAVVSEVMVLLLMFTLSKPKYGKKVMTIAIITMALLDLFTSIYFYLRNDYTALAKFDVGLVIFICIIGKPLVKDSIMEWCFNFITAMNVFLAVVVLSYLFSRYFPYPPYANSVLRFLLFGLVILLVRRYIHRLYRQTVERWNVFFLVVTALLVNFFYYIVISENIQKTLSERSVPLFLLIVLGVVIYITIFYSIQSISSEYKLREENIKIQMQQKLIRMSMDAMETQVELTQNEYRLALSNVEQVRRLRHDLKHHLSVISALLVKNDTEGAMDYISTITEELPQKTLSDKNLITESFMSKYSTLCERDGIVFKADIDYDEDRIPNKTKLGLILGNALQNAYEAALTASEDNRQISVAGRQVHDNLLLVISNGYDGKLNPDYKTRKDGNLHGFGLLSIQSTAEQYGGYVEIEHTNREFMLTVGLTINNT; translated from the coding sequence ATGAACACTATTCTTCCTGACATTTTGCGTGCTGTAGTATCCGAAGTGATGGTGCTATTGCTGATGTTTACACTGTCTAAACCTAAGTATGGAAAAAAAGTTATGACTATTGCTATAATAACCATGGCACTACTGGATCTTTTTACAAGTATTTACTTTTATCTTAGGAATGACTACACTGCTTTGGCAAAGTTTGACGTGGGGCTGGTAATTTTCATTTGCATTATTGGAAAGCCTTTGGTAAAGGATAGTATTATGGAGTGGTGTTTCAATTTTATAACAGCAATGAATGTCTTTTTAGCTGTTGTGGTATTGAGCTATCTGTTCAGCAGATATTTTCCGTACCCCCCATATGCCAATTCTGTACTACGCTTTTTACTTTTTGGGTTGGTTATTCTTCTGGTGCGTCGTTATATTCACAGGCTTTATAGGCAGACAGTGGAGCGTTGGAATGTATTTTTTCTTGTTGTGACAGCTTTACTTGTAAATTTCTTTTATTATATTGTTATAAGTGAGAATATTCAAAAAACCCTCAGCGAAAGATCAGTTCCTTTATTTTTATTAATTGTTCTTGGTGTAGTTATATACATTACTATTTTCTATTCAATCCAATCCATTTCATCGGAATATAAGCTGCGAGAGGAAAACATAAAAATTCAGATGCAGCAGAAACTCATAAGGATGTCTATGGATGCTATGGAGACTCAGGTAGAGCTGACCCAAAATGAGTACCGTTTAGCACTGAGCAACGTAGAACAGGTGCGAAGATTGCGACATGACTTAAAGCACCACCTTTCAGTAATTTCTGCTCTTCTGGTGAAAAATGATACAGAAGGGGCTATGGATTATATCAGTACAATAACAGAGGAGCTTCCGCAAAAGACCCTAAGTGACAAGAATCTTATCACAGAGAGTTTCATGAGTAAATACAGTACATTGTGTGAAAGGGATGGCATTGTATTTAAGGCTGATATTGATTATGATGAAGACCGCATTCCCAATAAGACCAAGCTTGGACTGATTTTGGGAAATGCACTGCAAAATGCTTATGAGGCTGCATTGACAGCCAGTGAAGATAATCGGCAAATTTCCGTGGCCGGACGTCAGGTACATGATAACTTACTATTGGTGATAAGTAACGGCTATGACGGAAAGTTAAACCCGGACTACAAAACCAGAAAGGATGGCAACCTTCATGGTTTTGGATTATTAAGTATTCAAAGCACAGCCGAACAGTACGGCGGGTATGTCGAAATTGAACATACAAACAGAGAATTCATGCTGACAGTAGGATTAACAATTAATAATACATAG
- a CDS encoding LytR/AlgR family response regulator transcription factor, with product MLRIAICDDMKEDRDSLKCVLATFMQSNKYEIQIKEYHDGNELLSENAQVLADFNLFFLDIFMGHSNGMEAAKALRNIDISAPIVFLTSSPDYALDSYDVEALSYLVKPIQPEKLKKALERFLKDYRPKSIFLGGKLFVLDDIVFAESNLKRVHIHFKDGTIVELREKLDTLEEQISGQHFIRCHQSYFVNLNYIKRIENETFITTLNTPVLIRKRDFPEIRKRYYDYLKAITGIGVSL from the coding sequence TTGCTTCGCATTGCAATTTGTGATGATATGAAAGAGGACAGAGATTCTCTAAAGTGTGTGTTGGCAACATTTATGCAATCGAATAAATATGAAATACAAATAAAGGAATACCATGACGGCAATGAGCTTTTATCAGAGAATGCCCAAGTTCTTGCTGATTTTAACCTTTTTTTTCTTGATATATTTATGGGGCATTCTAACGGTATGGAAGCTGCAAAAGCACTCCGCAACATCGACATATCTGCACCCATTGTTTTTCTTACCTCCTCTCCCGACTATGCATTGGATAGCTACGATGTAGAGGCGCTATCTTATTTGGTTAAGCCCATCCAACCTGAAAAGCTGAAAAAAGCTTTGGAAAGATTCCTTAAAGATTATCGCCCCAAAAGTATTTTTCTTGGGGGTAAACTATTTGTTCTTGATGACATCGTATTTGCCGAAAGTAATTTAAAAAGAGTACACATTCACTTTAAGGATGGGACAATAGTTGAACTGAGAGAAAAATTGGATACTCTGGAGGAGCAAATTTCAGGGCAGCATTTCATACGTTGTCACCAGAGCTATTTTGTTAATTTAAACTATATAAAGCGCATTGAAAATGAAACCTTTATCACTACTTTAAATACCCCGGTGCTCATACGTAAAAGAGACTTTCCGGAAATCCGTAAACGATATTACGACTATCTGAAAGCTATTACGGGAATCGGGGTAAGCCTATGA
- a CDS encoding MerR family transcriptional regulator — MLRIGDFSRLSRISIRMLRHYDELGLLVPKNTDYYTSYRYYSEEQLMNASRITALKDMGFSLAVISEIMKNYDNPKALAEFLKIKQAEVQTQAHEINQRLLLLETSIMRLREDNNAMTYNVILKTLPERYVASVRKVIPSYNQEGILWNLLMTETAQSMNFQQACCGESLAVFHDEGFKESDVDVEIQIPVKGQYKDTENVVFKNVPEVEFASATYKGSYEQITPVNQAVAGWVNDNEYEFNGAMFCIYHVSPAQTNNPDEWVTEVCYPVRKK; from the coding sequence ATGTTAAGAATAGGTGATTTTTCAAGGTTATCAAGGATTAGTATACGAATGCTTCGGCACTACGATGAATTGGGATTATTGGTGCCAAAAAATACAGATTATTATACAAGCTATCGCTATTACAGCGAGGAACAGCTAATGAATGCATCCAGAATTACTGCCCTTAAAGACATGGGCTTTAGTCTGGCAGTAATTTCAGAGATAATGAAAAATTATGATAATCCGAAAGCATTGGCTGAGTTTTTGAAAATAAAACAAGCTGAGGTACAGACACAAGCCCATGAAATCAACCAGCGTTTACTTCTCCTTGAAACATCCATAATGAGGTTAAGAGAGGATAACAATGCCATGACTTATAATGTAATTTTAAAAACATTACCGGAAAGATATGTTGCAAGTGTAAGAAAAGTAATACCTTCATATAATCAAGAAGGTATACTATGGAATTTGCTGATGACGGAAACAGCACAGAGTATGAATTTTCAGCAGGCTTGCTGCGGTGAAAGCCTCGCAGTTTTTCATGATGAAGGATTTAAGGAAAGTGATGTAGATGTAGAAATACAGATACCTGTAAAAGGACAGTATAAGGATACTGAAAATGTAGTGTTTAAAAATGTTCCTGAAGTGGAATTTGCCTCTGCCACATATAAAGGCAGCTATGAGCAAATTACACCGGTAAATCAGGCAGTTGCAGGTTGGGTAAATGATAATGAATATGAATTCAATGGTGCCATGTTCTGTATCTACCATGTCAGTCCTGCACAAACAAATAACCCAGATGAATGGGTAACCGAGGTTTGCTATCCCGTGAGAAAAAAATAG